A genomic region of Streptomyces rimosus contains the following coding sequences:
- a CDS encoding HNH endonuclease signature motif containing protein, protein MTKPLAERFWSKVRVANTLHDCWSWLGACTPTGYGNVYDGARTEKAHRVAYMLTFGKIPNGYEIDHLCHRRGCVNPWHLRAIAHAENLRSSRPATATHCPHGHAYTGHRQRNGRRECHVCRKIRESRRVRHSHQGAAA, encoded by the coding sequence ATGACGAAGCCACTGGCAGAACGCTTCTGGTCCAAGGTGCGGGTGGCCAACACGCTGCACGACTGCTGGTCATGGCTCGGCGCCTGCACCCCCACCGGCTACGGCAACGTGTACGACGGTGCACGAACCGAGAAGGCGCACCGGGTCGCCTACATGCTGACCTTCGGGAAGATCCCGAACGGTTACGAGATCGACCACCTCTGTCACAGGCGTGGCTGCGTCAATCCCTGGCACCTGAGGGCGATCGCGCATGCCGAAAACCTGCGCTCCAGTCGGCCGGCGACGGCCACGCATTGCCCTCACGGCCACGCCTACACCGGCCATCGCCAGCGGAATGGGCGGCGCGAGTGCCACGTCTGTCGCAAAATTCGAGAATCGCGACGCGTGCGTCACTCCCACCAAGGAGCCGCCGCATGA
- a CDS encoding HNH endonuclease signature motif containing protein — MKTTEERFWEKVDGANVAGCWIWRGAGNGYGRFYASGRNVLAHRWAYEYLRASIPESLVLDHLCRNAQCVNPWHLEPVSQAENLRRGNGFSGRNARKTHCPRGHPLTGMNSYLAPSGGRACRTCRRSAYRAHRAANRERINTRKRAAYAAQKLADSQKSA, encoded by the coding sequence GTGAAGACCACCGAGGAGCGCTTCTGGGAAAAGGTCGACGGAGCAAACGTGGCCGGTTGCTGGATCTGGCGGGGCGCCGGCAATGGCTACGGCAGGTTCTACGCCTCGGGCCGCAACGTACTAGCGCACCGATGGGCATACGAATATCTCCGAGCTTCGATCCCGGAATCGCTTGTCCTTGACCATCTCTGCCGCAATGCCCAGTGCGTGAATCCGTGGCACCTAGAACCGGTCAGTCAGGCGGAGAACCTCCGTCGTGGGAACGGGTTCAGCGGACGTAACGCGCGCAAAACGCACTGCCCCCGGGGGCATCCGCTGACGGGCATGAACAGCTATCTCGCCCCTTCGGGTGGGCGAGCTTGCCGCACCTGCCGCCGTTCGGCGTATCGAGCCCACCGCGCCGCTAATCGCGAACGCATCAACACCCGGAAACGAGCGGCTTACGCCGCCCAAAAGCTCGCCGACTCGCAGAAGTCGGCGTGA
- a CDS encoding phage/plasmid primase, P4 family, whose translation MSTEPPQDTLRAALAWHAAGASVVRVATDGTKRPLGNWAAHQKERATEQQLRAWFAGGHPGLGIVCGAVSGGLEMLEFEGRAVAEGVLKEFGEIAEDSGLGGIWKRVAAGYLERSPSGGIHVLYRLDGQPVPGNTKLARRPARDDELTDDERQVLANKPGKVFVRDLVETRGEGGFVVVAPSAGPVHETGLPYQLLAGAPETLAVVTAEEREALHSVARTLDTMPAATFPAPADPAQEAFFRAAAPAADGSLKPGEDFEQRTDWTDILTPHGWRLLGQRGRTRYWQRPGKNGLGISATTGHADDRDRLFVFSSSTEFDPEHPYTKFAAHALLEHRGDYSGAAKELRRRGYGTAPERHLRTVPPPTAPVAGERPATEGSAALKRQADDGTWTAPEERRPLLPVPMPRRDWDDIGNAQRVVDRYGTEIRWITDTEQWAFYEAGRWVLKGANTGVWTRVVSTVDHLADEADNYSDEPPAIEPDVRPSKDDLLTEREKFTKWARGQRMRTKLAAAREVLQAHPAVHCTMSHFDRPEMLLNVANGIVDLKTGDLLAHSRDLYLMQQSPVRYDPKATCPQFEAFLDSVMPDPERRAYLARVVGYTITGSTEEQVMFIHHGDGQNGKGVFMRVMMELLGDYAQSVPRSTLLAKQSDGIPNDIARMMGKRLLSTTETSAGKKLDDELVKQLTGEDTMSARFMHAEFFDFRPVGKIHLATNYLPRVGGGHGIARRLQDIGWDVVVPPNKRIAKLDEKIMATEAAGVLNWAIRGCLEWQRDGLSVPEAVREKTREHLASSDPLAIWLEEETAEVPQGATETRLLYANYKIWSEASGLRPMSVTAFALALKERGIESGRDPRSRRALTLGVRLSGMTYLEGV comes from the coding sequence TTGAGCACCGAGCCACCGCAGGACACCCTCCGTGCCGCGCTCGCCTGGCACGCCGCCGGCGCCAGCGTCGTCCGCGTGGCCACCGACGGCACCAAGCGGCCGCTCGGCAACTGGGCAGCACACCAGAAGGAACGTGCCACCGAGCAGCAGCTGCGCGCCTGGTTCGCAGGCGGCCACCCCGGGCTCGGCATCGTGTGCGGCGCCGTCTCCGGCGGCCTGGAGATGCTGGAGTTCGAAGGCCGCGCCGTCGCCGAAGGCGTCCTGAAGGAGTTCGGCGAGATCGCCGAGGACTCCGGGCTCGGCGGCATCTGGAAGCGGGTGGCCGCCGGCTACCTGGAGCGCTCCCCGTCCGGCGGCATCCACGTCCTGTACCGCCTGGACGGGCAGCCGGTGCCGGGCAACACCAAGCTGGCCCGCCGCCCGGCCCGCGACGACGAGCTGACCGACGATGAGCGGCAGGTGCTCGCGAACAAGCCCGGCAAGGTCTTCGTGCGCGATCTTGTCGAGACCCGCGGCGAGGGCGGCTTCGTCGTCGTCGCCCCCTCCGCCGGGCCCGTGCACGAGACCGGCCTGCCCTACCAGCTGCTCGCTGGCGCACCGGAGACGCTCGCCGTCGTCACGGCCGAGGAGCGCGAGGCGCTGCACAGCGTCGCCCGCACCCTCGACACCATGCCCGCCGCCACCTTCCCCGCCCCGGCGGACCCGGCACAGGAGGCGTTCTTCCGCGCCGCCGCCCCGGCGGCGGACGGCTCTCTGAAGCCCGGCGAGGACTTCGAGCAGCGCACCGACTGGACCGACATCCTCACCCCGCACGGCTGGCGCCTGCTCGGGCAGCGGGGCCGCACCCGCTACTGGCAGCGGCCCGGCAAGAACGGCCTGGGCATCTCCGCCACCACTGGCCACGCCGACGACCGCGACCGCCTCTTCGTCTTCTCCTCCAGCACCGAGTTCGACCCCGAGCACCCCTACACCAAGTTCGCCGCCCACGCCCTGCTCGAACACCGCGGCGACTACAGCGGCGCCGCCAAGGAACTGCGCCGCCGCGGCTACGGCACCGCGCCCGAGCGCCACCTGCGGACCGTCCCGCCGCCGACCGCGCCGGTAGCGGGCGAGCGGCCGGCGACTGAAGGGTCCGCCGCCTTGAAGCGGCAGGCCGATGACGGCACCTGGACGGCGCCCGAGGAGCGCCGGCCGCTGCTGCCGGTGCCGATGCCGCGACGCGACTGGGATGACATCGGCAACGCGCAGAGGGTCGTGGACCGCTACGGCACCGAGATCCGCTGGATTACCGACACCGAACAGTGGGCCTTCTACGAGGCGGGCCGGTGGGTTCTCAAGGGCGCCAACACCGGCGTGTGGACCCGGGTCGTGTCCACCGTCGATCACCTGGCAGACGAGGCCGACAACTACTCCGACGAACCCCCGGCCATCGAGCCGGACGTGCGCCCCTCGAAGGACGACCTGCTGACCGAACGGGAGAAGTTCACCAAGTGGGCGCGGGGGCAGCGGATGCGGACCAAGCTGGCCGCGGCCCGGGAAGTCCTGCAGGCCCACCCGGCGGTGCACTGCACCATGAGCCACTTCGACCGGCCCGAGATGCTCCTGAACGTGGCCAACGGGATCGTCGACCTGAAAACCGGCGACCTGCTCGCGCACAGCCGGGATCTGTACCTGATGCAGCAGTCACCCGTCCGGTACGACCCCAAGGCCACCTGCCCGCAGTTCGAGGCGTTTCTCGACAGCGTCATGCCGGACCCGGAGCGACGCGCCTATCTGGCCCGGGTCGTCGGCTACACGATCACCGGTTCCACCGAGGAGCAGGTGATGTTCATCCACCACGGCGACGGCCAGAACGGCAAGGGCGTCTTCATGCGGGTGATGATGGAACTGCTCGGCGACTACGCGCAGTCCGTTCCCCGCTCGACGCTGCTGGCCAAGCAGTCCGACGGCATCCCCAATGACATCGCCCGGATGATGGGCAAGCGGCTGCTGTCGACCACCGAGACCAGCGCCGGCAAGAAGCTGGACGACGAGCTGGTCAAGCAGCTCACCGGCGAGGACACCATGTCCGCCCGGTTCATGCACGCCGAGTTCTTCGACTTCCGCCCCGTCGGGAAGATCCACCTGGCCACCAATTACCTGCCGCGCGTGGGCGGGGGGCACGGGATCGCCCGGCGCCTGCAGGACATCGGGTGGGACGTCGTCGTTCCGCCGAACAAGCGCATCGCCAAGCTCGACGAAAAGATCATGGCGACCGAGGCGGCCGGCGTCCTCAACTGGGCCATCCGTGGCTGCCTGGAGTGGCAGCGGGACGGGCTGTCCGTGCCCGAGGCGGTCCGGGAGAAGACGCGCGAACATCTCGCCAGCTCCGATCCGCTGGCCATATGGCTGGAGGAGGAGACCGCCGAAGTGCCGCAGGGCGCCACCGAGACCCGGCTGCTCTACGCCAACTACAAGATCTGGTCCGAAGCCTCGGGCCTGCGCCCCATGTCGGTCACAGCGTTCGCCCTGGCGCTCAAGGAGCGCGGCATCGAGAGCGGCAGGGACCCGAGGTCACGCCGGGCCCTGACGCTTGGTGTGCGTTTGTCCGGCATGACCTACTTGGAGGGTGTCTGA
- a CDS encoding WhiB family transcriptional regulator, with protein MAAPITHPDFLAGTTARTPCALQPIRFHASDEDAVDLCLDCPLMLACRQWARQHRAVGVWGAETTAERTAAGCPPETEPEPEDIRPVCGTEAGAQWHRRYDPDGPCPACRNAARSAMRRRNRERDAALGAVWPPRLPEQEQKILEAFAAGMDRAAIGRRFRLKRKTVATYLYRIRRRLRTDEAGLVAAAQAAGLLPAARREFGEAA; from the coding sequence ATGGCCGCCCCGATCACACACCCCGACTTCCTCGCCGGGACCACCGCCCGCACACCGTGCGCCCTGCAGCCCATCCGTTTCCACGCCAGCGACGAGGACGCCGTCGACCTGTGCCTGGACTGCCCGCTGATGCTCGCCTGCCGCCAATGGGCGCGACAGCACCGCGCCGTCGGCGTATGGGGTGCCGAGACCACCGCCGAGCGCACCGCGGCCGGCTGCCCGCCTGAGACCGAGCCGGAGCCGGAGGACATCCGGCCCGTCTGCGGCACCGAGGCGGGTGCCCAGTGGCACCGCCGCTACGACCCCGACGGCCCGTGTCCGGCATGCCGGAACGCGGCACGCAGCGCCATGCGGCGGCGCAACCGGGAACGGGATGCCGCACTGGGCGCCGTATGGCCGCCCCGCCTGCCCGAGCAGGAACAGAAGATCCTGGAGGCGTTTGCCGCGGGCATGGACCGCGCGGCGATCGGCCGCCGCTTCCGCCTCAAGCGCAAGACCGTCGCCACCTATCTGTACCGGATCCGCAGGCGTCTGCGGACCGACGAGGCCGGGCTCGTCGCGGCGGCACAGGCTGCCGGCCTGCTGCCCGCCGCGCGGCGTGAGTTCGGGGAGGCCGCCTGA
- a CDS encoding GntR family transcriptional regulator, translating into MAEAAYLRVAAELRAAIDAGEYAPGTTLPSGADIAENYGLARATAQKALQQLATDGYVDLFRRRRAVVRSRPRERAVIRDRIVYRDEIGYFFDRNAVNWRPVSAPTRRIGPPPNHVADLLGTPRGENVLIRDRAMGPPGAKHALQLAISYLPLSLVAEIPVVGGDKTGPGGIYDRIEEHYEAPIAWRETVSARTAGSAEQERLGIPAAVPVLVVTREATVPRDGEVLPVEVNETTMSAEQFAVAYAISRDASAAWSGGTA; encoded by the coding sequence ATGGCTGAGGCGGCATACCTGCGCGTCGCAGCGGAGCTCCGAGCCGCCATCGACGCAGGCGAGTATGCGCCCGGCACAACCCTGCCGTCGGGGGCGGACATCGCCGAGAACTACGGCCTCGCTCGGGCAACCGCTCAGAAGGCGCTGCAACAGCTCGCCACCGATGGATACGTGGATCTATTTCGGCGACGGCGCGCTGTCGTGAGATCGCGCCCAAGGGAGCGAGCCGTGATCCGTGACCGCATCGTGTATCGCGACGAAATCGGCTACTTCTTCGACCGCAACGCGGTGAACTGGCGACCCGTATCCGCCCCAACTCGTCGCATCGGGCCTCCGCCCAACCATGTCGCCGACCTGCTCGGCACTCCGCGTGGCGAGAACGTCCTCATCCGGGACCGCGCAATGGGCCCGCCCGGCGCCAAGCACGCGTTGCAGCTCGCAATCAGCTACCTGCCTCTGAGCCTCGTCGCCGAAATCCCGGTGGTGGGAGGCGACAAGACGGGGCCGGGCGGCATCTACGACCGCATCGAAGAGCACTACGAGGCGCCGATAGCGTGGCGGGAAACGGTTTCTGCGCGGACCGCCGGCAGTGCGGAGCAGGAACGGCTCGGAATCCCCGCTGCCGTACCCGTGCTCGTGGTCACCAGGGAAGCCACCGTACCCCGCGACGGAGAAGTGCTTCCTGTGGAAGTCAACGAGACGACCATGTCCGCCGAACAGTTCGCCGTGGCCTACGCCATCTCCCGAGACGCGAGCGCAGCTTGGTCGGGCGGCACCGCCTGA